The nucleotide sequence CCGACTCTACTGGTAGCCGAGCCTAACATTTGCAACATCTGAAATGTCAACCAAATCATGTAGAGTGAGTCAAACCGACGCTAAATGATTCATTTAGAGTCGGACACACAAACTCTAAAGTCAACGTTTAAGTAGTCAACAAATTTTTTAGAGTCGGCCACACcgatgataaaaattaatatttaaaagtcAACTTAAATTCCTAGAGTCGGTCTGGCTGACgctaaacaatattttaaaaaattataaatatatttcacTCACTTTATTCCCCCATTGTGCTAATAAGTCATTTAACGCATCATAGCTAACACCATTATCCACCAATTGTAGtatcataaaatcaaatgtCTAATGGAGCCACCTAGGAAGAGAATTTTTTATCACAAATGTTTACATTATACATCAATTACACCATCATAGCTAATCCTAAATCAAAGACACTGATCGTATTGCATAAAGACAGAAATCTTAGAAATAGTCACACATGTAACTTGTAAGAAtccaaattttcatttgttGGGTTTCAATTTGCAGTATCCACACAGTCTTGTAGTTTGTGTTCCATTagaaagaacaaaaattaaaaaataggaaTCTAATTCACAAAACAGAACCTACCTTTGGTTCAAATTTGCAATGtattatgattttcttttttactttcttttactAGACAACGTAGAAAGATTTTCTTTAGTACTTGTTTTTCCCAACCTGAAATAATAACCGCAGTTATTAGAATGAATTTTTAGCAAATATTAAAAGCAAATATGATAAGAAGGATGACCTATGGACCACTGAAGCCCGATAACCTCGGCTTAACTTTTTCAATAACCTCAGCAAAAAGTGGAAAAAGAGAGGACATAACTAGAATTAGAAATATGTGTATGGTAACTGAACCAAAATAACAGAATCGAAACATGCTCACACAAACTTAAGAGAGATTCGTTCAGACCATATATAGATTGATAGGAGAGTTTCTGATAGTTAACTAACTAAAAGGGAGAGTTAACTAACTAAAGGAACTCACCTCGGCATTTTCCTGAATTCTCTACACCATTTAAGTCTCAAATACACTCCTGCCAGCTTCATAATCGCTTTTCTGTAAAATAGTGTATCGCGGCTTTTTACGTCAGCTTCTAACATTCTACATTTCAACTTCAAAACAAACACTTATTCAGCCCTTTGAACATACATATCAAGTTCTGGAACCTTTCGCCCAATTTAAATTCACGTTTTAGCTTATTTCGAAAAAATCCAAGCCGAACCCGTAGGCAAATTTTCAGCATAAAATCCTAACTTGAAACACGTTTTGTGAATCCATTCCAAATCCGAAACATACAAAATTTGTATTTAAACTGAAGGGAATTAAGTGTAGAATCCAAAAATCCAATAGTTACTCAGTTATGGGTTACAACATCATATACAAGCAAAAGAAGATCATACGAATTTCGTCTCAAAATCATGAATTTCAAGTATAACCTCTTGTAACAACAACAAATACCACTCAAAATACATCAACAACATTCATCAAAGTTGTTATACCCTTTTCCATAATAATTCCTTAAATCCCAAGTTTCTACTTTTCAACCCTTTCTCCAAAAATTCAAACTTAGTAGTAACTCACCTTGAATGTGATTCCAAAGCTCCTTATGTATCAAACAAGTCACTATCATAATCACCCACAACATAATTGCATTCCTAAAACATTGAAATGAACCATTCAACAAAAAGGCATTAAAGGTAAAGGTGGGTGGATCGAATTCCATGGGAAAGGAAGAAGAGTTTTGATACTTACTTAATTAAACCATCATGGGTGCTCCAAAAACAACTTACTTAATGACTTCCATGATATTAGAGGAAAAATTGGAGAATTTGGGAAGAAGAGGGAGAGGGGCGATTATGAGGAAAAATGGAGAGAATATGAATTTTGAACCATGATTCTTGCTTAGCTAACTCCTAGGAACTCATATTCCATGCTGATTCTGGTGAAGAATTGAGAGATTATGGTGGTGGTGAGGTGAACCGAATTTTGAGAGGGAGGAGAAGAGGtttgttcttgttgttttttttttttttttttttgtgtaaatggAAAAGTGTAGAAGAATGGTGGATtttctacttaaaaaaaatctcaaatggcaagattaccaaaataccctttaaGTGAAAAGTCACATTACCCTCCGTTAATTCTTAACCATTTAATTTCTTAAGACTGTAGGGAATAATATGCGAGATGTTTACCAAATATCTTTGCAtttctcaataaataattaactttttagaaaTTATTTATGTTCTAACATGTTCAACTGATACGATAGTTTATTTAAAATTCAGTGGGATACCTTGTACAACACATGACCAGATCAGAAGTTGGAGTTGttattacataaaatattatgcTACAGGACTCTTAGTTGATGCTACTCTACTCCGTTAGAGAGAGAACAAATTGTAATCAATCCTTCACCATATTacattcaaattaataattttttataatcaatCCTTCACCATATTACATGCTACAGTTAGAGAGAGAACAAACATCAATTTGTTGTCTTTAGATTCTTATTTCTTTACAAGCAAAAGTCCAGCTAACGAAGGCATTAAGAATAACAACATAGTCTAACCTGGATTCAGGAACTTTGAGTGGCTGTAGTGCATGAGATGCATTGGCAAAAGCAGTTAAAATCTACAATATATGTATAAGTATTAGTCACATACATATATCTTTTGTAGACAGCATTTGGTTCCTATCATATCAGCAAGCACATAAATTGTGCATATCAGCAAACTACCTCTATAGCATCTTCTTGATTCACCCAAACAAATTGTAATATGCATTGTAAATGGTTCCCTGCACTATAAAGATAGATAGCAGTAATCAATAACTTCCTTACAAAGATCATACATCATAtactaaaaactaaaaaacttcATTATCTTTAACTAATCATTACCGTAACTTTGGAGGCCGAACTAGAGGTTGGAATGAACTAGCAAGTAGTGTTCAAGAGCATGCAGAAGATCAATGATCATAACTCTGTATTTGTATAAATACAAAGTTTTCTCATATAAGATCTTTGTCTCAATTTACAAGTTGTCAACATGATCaagttgaaataaatttaaaggCTATACAAGCTTTCAAAGATGAAAAAATCATAACCAATGTAATAGAAAATCCAGTGTCAAACACCCCACAACttaatgataaaaaagataCATAAAAGGCACATCTCATCCATATTGATCAGAATACTTTATTCAATCAATGACCAATGAtacaaaatagaataaaaaatcaatcaagtagttgtgaagaaaaaataaatataatttagagAAGATAAAGGAAATACATTTCGAGcaccaaaaagaaattaacaGTTCTTACTGCAAAAACAATCTCAATCAAAGTCAACATGCCAAGAAACATATACATGCTAGTAAGGCCCAACATATGCTAAGAACAGAACTAGCTACCAAGGCCACGAAATAGAAAACTTCAAAGAACATAGAGaataaaaagatagaaaatatgATATAAAGTGAGCAAGAGCTTATAATTAAACAATGAGTAATGTGGTTAGGTTTAGAATATGCAGTCAAGTAACTCATATGCAATTTGCCGAATCACAAATGACAGTAAATTCGAGCCAAATTAACCAGCATAAATTTCCAACTACACATGTATAAAAGCGTGAATCTTACCAAcaacttttttccttttcagaTCCTTCTTTCATAGAGACAGTGCAATTGCACGGTCGGGTCGATATCTTTTTTCTTGACATCCGTTAAATCATCCTGCACTCAATTTATCACAATTAAATATTCAGACTATCTTGTTAGGTctcagaaaagaaaaagaaaaaaaactagtatGCTGACATGAGTTAAGTTGTAACATTATACAATAATTTCAACTTTTGCTGgtaaagaaaattttagattACCATTGAACTATGATGATTATCCCAAATTTTATCATCAACATGTTTGTCATTGTATTGTCCTTGTAAAATTCTATGATTGGAGCCATTGAGAAACTTAGCAAACCAACCCATAATACACAAATCTATTCCCTTTTCCTGAAAATAACACCCGAAGTACACGAGAAAATACATTCCCCAAAACATGagaatgttttttctttgaatttgcagtgaaaaaacttgataacttgaactttttaaattaaatttcaggaACACCCAATAGGATTCTTTGAAAGTGTTGACTGACACAATGAAACCTAGAGGAACCCTTAATCCCAAATCCCCTttgacataaaccctaaaaattgaacAATAGTTAACTAACCGAGTGTGGTTGAGAAGAGACGAGATAGAATGAGCATCGCGACCTTGGTGGCAAAGAATAGGGGTATAGGGCAATCATGGTGAGGGAAAACGAGATCTGATTGTGGCGCTGTCAGATGGAGGAGACAAGAAGGATACTGAGAAAAAACAATATCTGATAGTGTGACTGAAGAAGCGATGGAAATTGTGTTAGATCACATATTATtaatttgcataaattaaaaatattgaaatgaaaCAATGTACTGAGTTATAAATAACTAtgctaaaacaaatatacaACAAGTTGATGAATAGGCATAGTGGtaaaacacaaattaattttttccaaCAGGCATTGGTTCGATCCTTGTCAATgacttttttaacaaaattaattttcactTAGAGTCGGATAGTCCgacattaattatattaataaggTTTACAAATAGTAGCGTCTGACTTTAGTGTCGGTTGAACCGATGCTATAATTTGTCAGAAAAAAGAAgatcaaataaaaatgatagaGTGGGCTAAGCCGACTCTAAACCGACATTAGTAGCGTCGGTGTTAGGGGCCGACGCTAAAATCTGACTCTaaaatgttgttttcttgtagtACCAGGTATGTATTTCCACTTTATTCATCCTATAATACATTTCCAAAATTTTCCCAGAACATTCATCTTTAGTTTTTCGAAAGGTATGCCAAAAAAACTTCACACATCCTTTtcgaaaaatatataataatcttCCTGCTTGTGAAATCATCAAGTCGTGTGCTAAAGCACTTACACGAGCACTCTCAATATTGTGATTACAAAAAAAGTGATTGAGTAGTCCATGATGTTTACCTTATTCATTAaattgtttctcttctctcacaCGTCGACTATAGCAGACAAACAATAATCACAAAACTtctttaatttatgaaaacaattcTCAAACCTACAATTATGAAGTCGATAATACATCGTATAATCAAAGAACGATTTCGATTCCGATAACCTAAAACACGATGTGAATCCAACACAACCATGGAGCAAAACAATTCCGGTAACCTAGAAAACCTCAATCAAAGATTCGAGAGAGCAAGCACAAAGAAACGATTAACAATAACATTTCGGTTGATGCCtgtaaaataaatcaaatcgAATGTTTCAAGCGAAAAAGGGTTCATGAAATGCTTACTGTCCGAACATTTTCCTGAAGAAGGTGGGGGTGAACTTTTGTCTAAGCAACCTCAATGTTGAGGCGACAAGGAAAACATAAGTTGTCTAAAGGGTAATCTTCATCCGCACCATGAAGTGGCGAGTCAATGTTCCAGGACCTTTGACTTCCCTCCCAAGCAGCGTCGGGAGGACAAGTAAACTTGTATCCCAAGCCAAAGGGCATGGACCTTAGAGCAAGATCTTCTTGAGCAGGGTGGAGGTCGTCTACGCGTGTAATGGAACGCCTGCAATTAGCAAGTTGCTGACGTAAGAAAAGGTTAGAGAAAGCTGAAATAACTCGGTCTTTAGGAAACCCCTGAATGGCCAACACTTCTAACATTATTTCAAGATACTTGGCCCCATCAGATTAATGTTTCACCGCTTTCGCCAAAATATCCTTGATAGCTTCCAAGTAAGGTTGAGGTTGGAGAAGCAAGTGAGCCGCCAATACCACGCTAACCGATGCACGTCCACTATAGGAAAACCTTTGCATGAATCTGACCTTGGCATCACTAAGTGAATCATCAGCAAAGAATCTCAGATAACTTCTTGGGAGTAATCTGAATGTGGCTTTCTTGTCGACAAGATAGCGGTGTCGACGAGATGTTTCTTTGAAATTTAAGAGGTCCTTGATCCCAAAGCAGCCAACTTCTTGATAATAACTAAGAGGAGCTCGTTCATGAGgaaatttttttgttgcaaaccAACTAAAAAGACGAATGCCAAAACAAAAGTAGTCAAAAGAACTattgattaaaacaaaaagtccAAAATACATTACGAAGAAGTTTTGGTGAACAAGCAAAGTGCGTTCATTTTGACGCGTTAAAAGATGGTTCCTAGAGTTTTCTCAAGTAAAAGGTCCAGATCAAACAAATTGGAAGTAGTCAAGGAACTAAGAAACTTCAATGTCGAGGCGACAAGGAAAACGGAAGTTGTCTAAAGGGTAATCTTCATCCGCCCCAGAAAGTAGTCCTATCCATTTTTGTTGCAGAAATTTTTCTTCCGTTATGAGGAAAAAGGAAAGTAAAGATGTGGATAGTGAAGCCTCAAGAGCAAGAGTGACGTGATGTTTTACAACAAAACAATGGTTTGATAAATAAGGGAAATAAATGAAACAGCGAAACTCCTCATATTCTGTTCGGAAACCGCTGTGTGTCTTGAATGTGAAGGTAGTTTCTTTGgattgttataacttgaaagcaacaaacatttattttttagttttaatcaaaattaaaatttcataagaaaaaaatgcCATACATATTTTTCAAACCTTAGCGCATTAAAAAGAGTGGAAAGACGGGCACGtgagtgcccgtcttttcgctattaataataaaagttgtgacaatctttcaaaaaaaaaaatattagaaggaTAAATATCTAattataataaaagttgttacaaggataatatatatatatatatatatatatatatatatatatatatatatatatatatatattttgttataaggATAATACTTTTTGGTgttgtctggggttcgaaccccagaccttacatatatcatgcattgttcttaccaactgagtttaTCTCACCGGGACATAAGGATAATATAAtctaatgataataataaaagttgttacaatgttaatattgagattttaaattaatttaaagataattatggtaatacaataaaattttaaagagactttctcccctccccttctacaaattgaaccaaacacatcaaatttaaaaaaaaattccctcgACAACTCttgaaccaaacagaccctataATTTCACATCTTGCGCAGCAAGTAACACGCAAATAGTATAACACAATTCATACCTTTACGTGCCATGTTACAACTAACAGCATCTTTTGTTATCTAAACTGTACATGTTTATAGGATGAAATAATTTGGTTCATTTCTCTTCCATTCCATTAAAAACAGCATATCAGGATTCATAAGATAGATTAACTTCTTATGagcttaactaaaaaaaaaatgtagcaaCATGACATATATACATATTGAACAAATTATTAGGTTCCATATAACTTCAGGAAACATATGTAtctttttaattacatttttttaatggaaaatgtttataattaattattagattaatatttattcattcatccGGGTTTGAACTCTACATCTCCAACTTCATATGCCTCAGCTCAAATTAATTGAACTGCTCAACTCCCCATGTATTGTTTTTACatattgtttacaaagtttACTTAGATTTAGGTAATAAAGTAacaaattcatatttcatattttacaaataaaGCAAACACTACATGCATAAATTAGGCCATAATTCATTAGACAACAAAATAATCCAAACGTCGACATATATAATTACTTCAATAAAGGATTGCTCACTTTTTCCTCCACATAACTGATTGACCAATCTGATTCAGTTTCATTTGAGTTGCTATCAAGATTCTCTTGAATTGTTTCATGTGGATATAGTAATGGTTTTGGAGGAATTTCAAAACTTTCAATATCCCCTTCAAGCATCTCTACTACTTTGTTCATTGAAGGACGATCAATGGGTTTCAACTGTATACACCAAAGTGCAACTAtgaacattttcttcaaaacatcattaatttCCTCCATAATCACATCTTCCATTTCTCTAACCGTATTTTTAACCAATTGATCATAAATCCAAAAGGGGAAATAAAGTTGACTTGAATGCTCAGCATGTGAATTCAAATTTCTTCTCCTACTTGCAATTTCAATCAAAAGCATACCAAAGCTATACACATCAGCCTTATATGATATTCCCCCAATATTTTGGAAGAACAGTTCAGGAGCCATGTAACCAATTGTTCCTCTTGCTGCCATCAAAGTGGCAATGCTTTTGTCAATAGGATAAAGCTTTGCAAGACCAAAGTCCGAAACTTTAGGGATGAAATTTTCGTCAAGAAGGATGTTGTGAGGCTTAAtatcaaaatgcaaaatttgcaTATCACAACCCTGATGAAGATATGAAATTCCAAGAGCCACTCCAAGAGATATCTCATATATTTGGTCGTTAGTTAGAGATATAACTCCCTctttgttgaaaatatatttatcaagTGAGCCATTGGGCATGTACTCGTAAACAAGAGCACGTTTCGATCCTTCGACACAAAACCCGATGAGTCTTACCACATTTGAATGGTATATTCTTCCTATAGTTGCAACTTCACTTATGAAATCTTGCCCATTGGTTTTCGATTTAATTTTCAACATCTTTATGGCTACAAATGGCCCACTTATTAGATTTCCTCTATACACATCTCCATAACCTCCTTCACCCAATTTTACcttgaaattttttgtcatCTGCTTTATCTCTTTGTATGAATACCTTATTGGCATGAGAGTATTACCTTGCAGAAAATCttcaatattttcatatatCGATGCATGTCTTCTCCGATATGTATAGATCAACAGTGTCGAGAAAAATATGATGCCCAATATAACTCTAGGTGCAAGGTATGGTAGAACATACCTTCCTGTAACTATTCCTGCTTTGTACATGTTAATATATGACTTATATATTTGATGATTTATCTTATCCATGCCTGTCAACTCTCGAAGTCCTACAATACATATCATAGAATTAATTGGTCACCATAAACGCTACATATATTTCTATGTTCAACTCCCGCATTAGAAAAAAAGGCCATGTATTGTTAACTTGTGTTTTAAGGGTACATGACCGATAAGCAATCCAAAAAGAGCAACTttccattgaaaaatataatatattaacttttcaaAAACTGAATGCACGACTTTTGATACGTGTATTTCGTTAACATGTGTCCTTGAAGGCAAAGTTAGCAtttgccttaaaaaaataacaacagaCATTtgtagtttaaaaaaatataagattatGACTTATGTTAACTACAAGAAAAACTAGGTAATAATAATGCAAATTATATCATTATTCAACCATAAATGGATGAAATGGAAGCTATACCTCCGTAAATGCCAGCGACATAATctgcaaaacagaaaaatcacatTAAAGTTCAATTTCACAGAAAGCGCATGGCATTAAGGAATTAAAGGCGTAAAAACATCTCTTGAGGAACATGTATTGGTGCATTTGCTGGAAATTTTGGTTTAGGGAGCCAGTTTAGGTGATTAATTGGTTTCAGTTTTGGGtctattttatttcattgcTTATTAATTTTGATAGTCAATGATGATTCTCATTTAACCATAAATCACATAGTTGTTTGTCCTTTCATCTAACTACACTTTATATTTTTACACGATTCATCTTTACCTCTTCAATCATCGAAATACCTTCTATTCTCTTTAATAACTTGCATGCTTTTTAAGGTAGCTCCACAAGTGCAAAAATTGACATTTCTTGCATTCAATTACCATTTGTAATCCCACAAGTTTCACAGTCTGATTTTCCTTGATTTCAATTGCTTTCTTAAGGATACTTGGTTTCAAGTCTTGCATCTATCAAGACACAATTAAAACATATTACACAAGGTTTCCATATCCACACCGTTTTGGTGCAACAATATCTCTCTTTTCCCTATATCTCAACCGATAGTGATGCGTATTGGATTAGGCAGTGTACCAAATAGTTTACCAGGTAATAAagtaagtagagtatcgtatccacatgaattgtcgtttcgtccaaacaattcgcgttacttatttttgtaagttgtTGATATAATAAAAGATAACGGTTAGAgagttgcaatttttatctgtttgcaacagagtAAGTTTACCTGTTTTGGTTACAAAAAAGTAAGTagcggttaggattcttcgaatcccctcTATTTATATTGTAGGATATTAAATAACAGACATATcgcgtttatttatcttaagTAGACTATACGAGTGATGAGGCTGTTGGGACGTGACTAACCTAGAAGGTTGGAAGCTGCACCTGTTGAtcacacggtgatccttacgtgttGGGTCTATAAATCTCGGTTAACTAGTTTTATCCCTCCTAAGTCTGGTTGCACCTGCTGATCACACGGTGATCCTCACGTGTGGGGTCTTACCGTCTctaaggtaattgaaacatagacTTTATGTTGGCTTTCCAAGATTTCCAAAGGCACTTATGGTCACAGTAGGGTTTTACGCGCGCTATAGTATATGGTTATTAATCCTATCGGATTCTGCCACCTTCGTAATGAATATTAGTGTGGGGCCTGGCCAATGTTCATGTACGTCtacccatctatgaatctttgCACACTCATATCACACTCTCTCTCACacttagtagttctacaaatgAGCAGCCCTATCTCGCCTACCTTACAAAGGGTTAAAGAGAATGGTTCTGTTATATTATTCTTCATTTgtttgtttccttaattactaaCTAGTCACCTCCTAGGTTCAGCAAATTTTACTTAGtattagtaatgtcacctcctaagtacttactactagGGTCAACTCGCATTCGATATCTTTTGCTAGTTACTAACTAATTACTTCCTAGATAGATAAATATTAGTATAAtgttataaatatcaagatataagcagcAAGATACTAATAACAATATTAGGCTCTGTCACAACCTCAGTACCTAATCTAGGGTTCGCTCctttgaaataaataactaaataaaacttaatagtgaacaaaaaaataaatcaaatataaacaaccctaaattcaataaatatccaacaaaaataaacagagattcatcttagaactctaacctaaaaataagtagttacacatggtaactaaaaacaaattattaaagataaaaatataccCTAGAAAATaaaggagaagatagaaacaCTCTTGATGCTCCAAAGTTGCCTTCCCCTTGAACTGCCATAGTTATGAACGAGAAATTCTGAATGAAGAAGactaatttttataattagAGTTTCTAACTGGGTTGGGACTAAAAACGCGGACTTTACCcataaaattgcataaaattacGCCTGCGCCCGTGGCATTTATAATGCTCGGGGCACATATAGCAGGCCCAAGGCGCACCAAGTGCAACCTTGGAAATGCCCATGGTGCATGCACAGTGCCCAAGGCGCATGCCATGTTTTAGCCATGCCCAAGGTGCATGGCATGTGCCCAAGGCGCATGGTTATACTCCCTTGGCCTAGTTTCTCCAATATTCGTCGTTTTTAAGTTTTCGTTTTCAAATAACGTGCCTCGAAACTTTGGAACATAATTCCTCCCACTGTAAAGTCTCCTGAGACCTCTTGAATCTTAATTCTTGGTCTTCCCAAAGTCTTCACAAATGTTTAGATGTTCTTGATTTGCCAATTTCcttgatttcttcgtgaattacttcaaaaatcCCCCTAAAATTGTCATGTTTGGGAAAACTAGAATTatagactcaaatatagaaaaaagggttaatagtgtttttcacccttgtaatatatgccattttcggttttcgcccctataaaattttcggtttgatttgcaccctcgtaaaaattttatttcccGGAAAatacccttaataggccattcaaaaaccaaaatttcttaaaaaaaattctaaaaatggcctattaggggtgttttctggaaaataaaaattttacgagggtacaaatcaaaccgaaaattttataagggcgaaaatcggaaatgacatatattacaggggtgaaaagcactattaaccctaaaaaaaattacaaaagtcCCGAAATCATAGGCAAACGTTCTAATACTCCTTCTTTTTGCTGCTAAAACctactgaaaaacatgctaagaataatgtAAGATGATCTGTCATCAGATAGCTACGAGTTATTGTTGATTGTATTCTAGTTCCACTAGTTGAAGCCTCCTCCTGAATTTGAGTTTTCTCCACCATAAATTTCAATCACTTACATCAATTATGTCTTTTACTAACCTATTAAACTCAACAAATTGCTATATCCAAAAACTAACTGAGTATTCTTATCATtgcctctttaaaaaaaaaaaattattcagcTAGTCCAAATAAACCATGTCATTAACATGCATGACATCAAAATCACATATCTAAGAATTATCGTGTAAATCCCTACTAGATACCAATGCATGACCAATAGTTGCACAACCATATACCATATATAATCCATACATTTTGCTATCTCTACCTATTACCTTAGCATcatacaaaatttcaatttcccCATGCTCGGTACTAGCTACATTGTCAAACATCGTAAGACAAATCTAACACATACATTGAACCTTGCACACTTCACCGTTTACTTTGACTTATTACTACCacttgattttgatttagcCCATTTGCCTTTACTCTCACATCTTAACTTCTCTAcacatttttgttaaaaatggaATAgctttcatatttaatttgcaCAACTTGAAGTCATTGTTACTGGAAAGATTCTTCGTCTCAAATTTAGTAGTCATCCTACTCTTTGACAAGTTTGTTGTGGTTCCCCACAAATGTCATCACTTGTTGAGAGTTCAACAAGGAAAGTGgaacatatataataatacCAATACTAAAAAGTTTTAGCAACAATGATATTCAACGAGTTTTAGCAACTAATGTATAGTACCTAAACATTCAAACCCTAGATAAAATGAGTAAAGATAGGAGAATAACACACCAAGATTTTGGTTACTCATTTTCCCTCAAATTAACCTACATTTAGTGAAGAGCTTGGCGGTAGCTGCACAAAATGATCCCCTCCCCTATCCAGCTTTTAAGGGAGAAGATTTTTGTATTAAGATTACCCAACAAGACTTGGAGAAGGGATTAACAAATTGTCAAAGAAAACTTCATGGCAATGTTGGTTCTAAATAAGGGGAAGAATCCTtatacaac is from Medicago truncatula cultivar Jemalong A17 chromosome 1, MtrunA17r5.0-ANR, whole genome shotgun sequence and encodes:
- the LOC25482331 gene encoding rust resistance kinase Lr10; protein product: MYYADTASCLDQQTYVIVGDPHFGILQPQCRVELVTLTSSWRDTLHAYDIKGNVSYIDIHKALSYGFEISSMKASCPCDQCFLNDTIGEIQCYVPDCPFDSCGYWSYKSRLLFDYVAGIYGGLRELTGMDKINHQIYKSYINMYKAGIVTGRYVLPYLAPRVILGIIFFSTLLIYTYRRRHASIYENIEDFLQGNTLMPIRYSYKEIKQMTKNFKVKLGEGGYGDVYRGNLISGPFVAIKMLKIKSKTNGQDFISEVATIGRIYHSNVVRLIGFCVEGSKRALVYEYMPNGSLDKYIFNKEGVISLTNDQIYEISLGVALGISYLHQGCDMQILHFDIKPHNILLDENFIPKVSDFGLAKLYPIDKSIATLMAARGTIGYMAPELFFQNIGGISYKADVYSFGMLLIEIASRRRNLNSHAEHSSQLYFPFWIYDQLVKNTVREMEDVIMEEINDVLKKMFIVALWCIQLKPIDRPSMNKVVEMLEGDIESFEIPPKPLLYPHETIQENLDSNSNETESDWSISYVEEKVSNPLLK